A region from the Cyprinus carpio isolate SPL01 chromosome A8, ASM1834038v1, whole genome shotgun sequence genome encodes:
- the LOC109095197 gene encoding F-box only protein 4-like isoform X1: MLSRSIVVQSLRSIRDRFFDRRRQRNEESDGQGSSNEATGPSLDNLSVDMQFLIMTFLSPQDLCRLGGTSRYWQSMVRDPVLWKYFLLRDMPLWQSVDHLSVPQVKLTGSAVLDDSEMQLDYMAEYLRVCPACRNQWQYQPRAFESVTSFFQSLVPLSEPQFAMFGPGLEQLEISLMNTIMHSPHVLPVAGLPHRQIDGIGSGISFKYKDQHRFNIATLYSTNRTERERARLEHLSLRSKLFVYEEDSESNIPLSINSMFNQVCQAVNGFIFVANAETDRGTDREWEEECAQIRVMLDPAVGAVSRPILVLSCVSRETADRRRIPCVTIAHQLQLSSLPNPWMVQDTTAETLTGLLDGIDWLLRHSGVKL; encoded by the exons ATGCTGAGCCGATCTATAGTCGTGCAAAGTCTCAGGAGTATTAGAGATAGGTTTTTTGATAGAAGACGACAAAGAAATGAGGAAAGTGATGGTCAGGGGTCAAGTAATGAAGCCACGGGCCCCTCTCTGGATAACCTGTCG GTTGACATGCAGTTTCTCATTATGACCTTCCTGTCTCCACAAGACCTCTGCAGACTGGGAGGCACCAGTAGATACTGGCAGTCAATGGTTCGAGACCCTGTCCTGTGGAAGTACTTCCTGTTGCGTGATATGCCACTCTGGCAGTCAGTTGACCATTTATCAGTGCCCCAGGTCAAGCTCACTGGCTCAGCTGTGCTGGATGACTCTGAGATGCAGCTTGATTATATGGCAGA GTATCTACGTGTTTGTCCGGCCTGTCGAAACCAGTGGCAGTACCAACCCAGAGCCTTCGAATCTGTGACTTCCTTCTTCCAGTCTCTTGTACCGCTTTCAGAGCCACAGTTTGCCATGTTCGGCCCCGGGCTTGAGCAGTTAGAGATTTCCCTCATGAATACAATCATGCATTCCCCTCATGTACTGCCTGTAGCAGGACTACCTCACCGTCAGATTGATG gcattgGATCTGGAATCAGTTTTAAGTACAAAGATCAGCACAGATTCAATATTGCAACTTTATATTCGACTAACAG gacagagcgagagagagcacgTCTGGAGCATCTCAGTCTGCGCAGTAAACTCTTTGTCTATGAGGAGGATAGTGAGTCCAACATACCCTTAAGCATCAACTCCATGTTTAATCAAGTTTGTCAAGCTGTGAATGGATTCATCTTTGTGGCCAATGCTGAGACAGACAGAG GAACAGACAGAGAGTGGGAGGAGGAATGTGCCCAGATCAGGGTTATGTTAGACCCTGCGGTGGGTGCTGTGTCCCGCCCGATCCTGGTGCTCTCCTGTGTGTCTAGAGAGACAGCAGACAGACGCAGGATACCTTGTGTGACCATTGCCCATCAGCTTCAGCTCAGCTCACTGCCCAACCCTTGGATG GTTCAGGACACGACTGCAGAAACACTGACAGGACTGCTGGATGGTATTGATTGGCTGCTGAGGCACTCTGGAGTCAAGCTATAA
- the LOC109095197 gene encoding F-box only protein 4-like isoform X2 has translation MLSRSIVVQSLRSIRDRFFDRRRQRNEESDGQGSSNEATGPSLDNLSVDMQFLIMTFLSPQDLCRLGGTSRYWQSMVRDPVLWKYFLLRDMPLWQSVDHLSVPQVKLTGSAVLDDSEMQLDYMAEYLRVCPACRNQWQYQPRAFESVTSFFQSLVPLSEPQFAMFGPGLEQLEISLMNTIMHSPHVLPVAGLPHRQIDGIGSGISFKYKDQHRFNIATLYSTNRTERERARLEHLSLRSKLFVYEEDSESNIPLSINSMFNQVCQAVNGFIFVANAETDRDREWEEECAQIRVMLDPAVGAVSRPILVLSCVSRETADRRRIPCVTIAHQLQLSSLPNPWMVQDTTAETLTGLLDGIDWLLRHSGVKL, from the exons ATGCTGAGCCGATCTATAGTCGTGCAAAGTCTCAGGAGTATTAGAGATAGGTTTTTTGATAGAAGACGACAAAGAAATGAGGAAAGTGATGGTCAGGGGTCAAGTAATGAAGCCACGGGCCCCTCTCTGGATAACCTGTCG GTTGACATGCAGTTTCTCATTATGACCTTCCTGTCTCCACAAGACCTCTGCAGACTGGGAGGCACCAGTAGATACTGGCAGTCAATGGTTCGAGACCCTGTCCTGTGGAAGTACTTCCTGTTGCGTGATATGCCACTCTGGCAGTCAGTTGACCATTTATCAGTGCCCCAGGTCAAGCTCACTGGCTCAGCTGTGCTGGATGACTCTGAGATGCAGCTTGATTATATGGCAGA GTATCTACGTGTTTGTCCGGCCTGTCGAAACCAGTGGCAGTACCAACCCAGAGCCTTCGAATCTGTGACTTCCTTCTTCCAGTCTCTTGTACCGCTTTCAGAGCCACAGTTTGCCATGTTCGGCCCCGGGCTTGAGCAGTTAGAGATTTCCCTCATGAATACAATCATGCATTCCCCTCATGTACTGCCTGTAGCAGGACTACCTCACCGTCAGATTGATG gcattgGATCTGGAATCAGTTTTAAGTACAAAGATCAGCACAGATTCAATATTGCAACTTTATATTCGACTAACAG gacagagcgagagagagcacgTCTGGAGCATCTCAGTCTGCGCAGTAAACTCTTTGTCTATGAGGAGGATAGTGAGTCCAACATACCCTTAAGCATCAACTCCATGTTTAATCAAGTTTGTCAAGCTGTGAATGGATTCATCTTTGTGGCCAATGCTGAGACAGACAGAG ACAGAGAGTGGGAGGAGGAATGTGCCCAGATCAGGGTTATGTTAGACCCTGCGGTGGGTGCTGTGTCCCGCCCGATCCTGGTGCTCTCCTGTGTGTCTAGAGAGACAGCAGACAGACGCAGGATACCTTGTGTGACCATTGCCCATCAGCTTCAGCTCAGCTCACTGCCCAACCCTTGGATG GTTCAGGACACGACTGCAGAAACACTGACAGGACTGCTGGATGGTATTGATTGGCTGCTGAGGCACTCTGGAGTCAAGCTATAA